One Candidatus Devosia phytovorans genomic window carries:
- the serB gene encoding phosphoserine phosphatase SerB — MSVLCLIANPTDSELDPALAAAVVQQTGGELNWLNHAIACEIIEPKSTDALDIARQVIGSRKVDAAVVPKENRRKQILVADMDSTMINEECIDELAAALGIKDRVAEITDRAMRGELDFGQALDTRVALLKGLERKTIEEIRRENITLAPGGRALVQTMKEYGAYTSLVSGGFTFFADYFAKRIGFHEAIANVLEFDGDALTGTVTKPIVDKDTKRERLTALAAERNIPLSQTLAVGDGANDLDMIRIAGFGVALHAKPAVAAEAGIRIDHGDLTALLYLQGYSDEEIVR; from the coding sequence ATGTCAGTCCTTTGCCTCATCGCCAATCCGACCGATTCCGAACTCGACCCGGCCTTGGCGGCCGCTGTCGTCCAGCAGACAGGCGGCGAACTCAATTGGCTGAACCACGCCATTGCCTGCGAGATCATCGAGCCGAAGTCAACCGACGCGCTCGACATCGCCCGCCAGGTCATCGGCAGCCGCAAGGTCGATGCTGCTGTCGTACCTAAAGAAAATCGCCGCAAGCAGATCCTTGTCGCTGACATGGACTCCACCATGATCAACGAGGAATGCATCGACGAACTCGCTGCAGCGCTGGGCATCAAGGACCGCGTCGCCGAGATCACCGACCGCGCCATGCGTGGCGAACTCGATTTTGGCCAAGCCCTCGACACCCGTGTCGCCCTGCTTAAAGGTCTGGAGCGCAAGACTATTGAGGAAATCCGCCGCGAGAACATCACCCTCGCTCCTGGCGGCCGCGCCCTGGTCCAGACCATGAAGGAATATGGCGCCTATACCTCGCTGGTCTCGGGTGGCTTCACTTTCTTCGCCGACTATTTCGCCAAGCGCATCGGCTTCCACGAAGCCATTGCCAATGTTCTCGAATTTGACGGCGACGCACTCACCGGCACAGTCACCAAACCTATCGTCGATAAAGACACCAAGCGTGAGCGCCTCACCGCTCTTGCCGCCGAGCGCAATATTCCATTGAGCCAGACACTTGCAGTCGGCGATGGCGCCAATGATCTCGACATGATCCGCATCGCCGGCTTCGGCGTCGCCCTCCATGCCAAGCCGGCCGTCGCTGCCGAAGCCGGCATCCGCATCGACCACGGCGACCTCACCGCCCTGCTCTACCTGCAGGGCTATAGCGACGAAGAAATCGTCCGCTAA
- a CDS encoding protease modulator HflC — translation MNNRLIIIGVVVLAALYVFFSSIYIVNEREQAIVTRFGQITDVRTEPGVYFKIPTDFVDRVQLIEDRLLRYDIANMRVQVSGNAFYQVDAFLTYRIGDARLFRQLATGQLSVAEDRIGASLDSALRQVYAAREFNAALSDQRAQMMQETRDLIRPDLAQIGIDIVDVRILRTDLDQDVSATTFERMRAERLAEAALLRARGQEQAQSLRAIADRQAVEIVAAATRDSEIIRGTGDAERNRLFAAAYGQDQEFFEFFRSMEAYRSSLANTGTTMVLSPESEFFRYFGSNGSIPAGNPNPAPPIQPAAPPITMPATDEPALDGLGIEDSAAPTMTLEDGSELAPTVGTEVPAPAEAPAPAEAPAP, via the coding sequence ATGAACAATCGTCTCATTATCATTGGCGTTGTCGTTCTCGCCGCTCTCTATGTGTTCTTCTCGTCGATCTACATCGTCAACGAGCGTGAACAGGCCATCGTCACACGCTTTGGCCAGATTACCGACGTGCGCACCGAGCCGGGCGTCTATTTCAAGATCCCGACAGACTTTGTCGATCGCGTGCAGCTGATCGAAGATCGCCTGCTGCGCTATGACATTGCCAATATGCGCGTGCAGGTTTCGGGCAACGCCTTTTACCAGGTCGATGCCTTCCTGACCTACCGCATCGGTGATGCCCGCCTGTTCCGTCAGCTCGCTACCGGCCAGTTGTCGGTTGCCGAAGACCGCATTGGCGCGAGCCTCGACTCGGCCCTGCGCCAGGTCTATGCGGCCCGCGAGTTCAATGCGGCTCTTTCGGACCAGCGCGCCCAGATGATGCAGGAAACGCGTGACCTGATCCGTCCGGATCTGGCCCAGATCGGTATCGACATCGTCGACGTCCGTATCCTGCGTACCGATCTCGACCAGGACGTTTCGGCCACGACTTTCGAACGCATGCGTGCCGAACGTCTTGCCGAGGCTGCACTTTTGCGGGCTCGTGGCCAAGAGCAGGCGCAGAGCCTGCGCGCTATCGCCGATCGTCAGGCGGTGGAAATCGTGGCAGCGGCAACACGTGACTCGGAAATCATCCGTGGTACGGGCGACGCCGAGCGCAACCGTCTGTTCGCTGCAGCCTACGGTCAGGACCAGGAATTCTTCGAGTTCTTCCGCTCGATGGAAGCCTATCGTTCGTCGCTGGCCAATACCGGCACGACCATGGTGCTGTCGCCGGAGAGCGAGTTCTTCCGCTACTTCGGCTCCAATGGCAGCATCCCGGCCGGCAATCCAAATCCCGCGCCGCCGATCCAGCCCGCCGCACCGCCGATCACCATGCCGGCGACCGACGAGCCGGCCCTTGATGGGCTTGGCATCGAGGACTCGGCTGCGCCGACGATGACGCTGGAAGATGGCTCGGAACTGGCTCCAACGGTTGGCACGGAAGTGCCGGCCCCGGCGGAGGCACCGGCTCCGGCCGAGGCACCGGCGCCGTAA